The Vibrio tasmaniensis genomic sequence TTCGCCGTTCATCGCGTTATCCATTGTTGCTGCAATACGAGTGTCGCTGTCTAGTTGACGTTGGAAAGAGTTAAGAGCAACAGCGCCTAGTGGCTTGTCGTCGTTCAAGCTCTTCATACCTTCATCAGTTAGTAGGTAGTTTTCCATAAACTCAACGGCTAGATCACGGTTTGGAGAAGCGGTGCTGATACCACCAGCCCATACACCAACGAATGGCTTAGACGCTTTACCGTTGAACTTAGGCAATGTTGCTACGCCGTAATCTACGCCAGCTTTCTCGATATTTGCCCAGCCCCAAGGACCGTTAATTGTCATTGCAACGTTACCCGCTACGAATTCAGACTCAGCAACTGAGTAATCCATATCCGCAGAAATAACTTTGTCTTTTACCATCTTCTCAATGAAACCTAGAGACTTCTGAACACCGTCAGTCGCTACGCCTGCATCTTTAATGTCGTAACCTTCCGCTGTTTGCTTGAACGCGTAACCGCCGTCAGCTGCAAGTAAAGGCCATGTGAAGTAAGCGCCACCACGTAGAGGCCACATGATTGCTTTCTTGCCATCTTTTTGAAGCTTAGCGTTAAGTGCTGGGATCTCTTCCCAAGACTTAGGTGGGTTAGGAACAAGTGCTTTGTTGTAGATAAGAGAAACTGACTCAACTGCGACTGGGTAAGCGATTGTTTTACCTTCGTAAGAAACAGCATCCCATGCGAAGTCTACGATACCTTCTTTAGTTTCCTTAGAAGGTTTGATATCAACAAGAAGACCCGCTTCTGCAAAACCACCAAAACGGTCGTGTGCGTAGAAAATCATGTCTGGGCCATCGCCAGCTGCTGCAACCTGAGAGAATTTCTCTTCTAGTTTGTCTGGGAAAGCGACGGTTACTTTAACACCAGTATCTTCTTCAAAGCGTTTACCTACTTCAGCCATTCCTTCATAAGCTTTGTCGCCACCAACCCAAATAGTTAGTTGACCTTCTTCGATAGCAGCGTTTGCACCAAAAGAACCCAGAGCAACGATTGTGCCTAGAGCTACAGCGCTTAGAGCGTTTTTCATGTCAATATCCTTTTTATATTTATACGTAGGGCGCATTCAATTAAGACGAGCCAGTTTTCGGAGGCTATGATCTGAGAAAATCAATGACAGCTCATCATCCTAGCCACTACGCCCTCGCTATTATGGCCTAATTTCGTGATCGTCATCCGGTAAGATTGGCGAGCGAAGTCACAAAGTAGATACTCATCGTGATCCACATCACCGTAATGCGATGGATTTATTTGAACTGGATCGCCAATTATAGATAACCCCCTTTATCTACTCCTCCCCTCCTACTCCCCCTAGTTAAATTTCTATTAGGAGGATGTACCATTACGCAAATTCACCGAAACTGCATTCATCCAAGAGTGGATAGTAAGAACCCTTTACCAGTGGATGTATGCGTTGACGCATTCTTCATTTATCTGGCTTCACTGCCCGCTGGTGTCTTAATGAGCATCGAGCTAAATCTGTGATTGAATCACGGGGGAGATTTAGCTCGGCGTGGGGGAATTAGGCACGAGTTTGGCTATGACGGGTGGGCTTGATTGAAAAGCCAAGTCCCACCCACTTTTTTCTTACTCACTCAATACTTACCAATTCCTACAGTTACTGCTGACCCAAAAATTCCTTATAATGATAAGCAGTAAAACTTAAAATTTGATCGATCGAGGACAAGCTAGATGGCGAGTGTCACGTTAAAAAACGTTTATAAATCATATGGTGATGTACAGATTTCTAAGGACGTAACCTTAGACATCAACGAAGGTGAATTCGTAGTATTCGTTGGACCATCAGGTTGTGGTAAATCGACGCTATTACGCTGTATCGCAGGTCTAGAAGATATTACGTCTGGTGATTTGTACATTGGTGATCAACGCATGAACGATGTTGAGCCATCAAAACGTGGTGTGGGTATGGTATTCCAATCTTACGCGCTCTACCCTCACCTAAATCTCTACGACAACATGTCTTTTGGTCTTAAGCTGGCAAACGCCGATAAAGCTGAAATTGACAAGCGTGTTGAA encodes the following:
- the malE gene encoding maltose/maltodextrin ABC transporter substrate-binding protein MalE, producing MKNALSAVALGTIVALGSFGANAAIEEGQLTIWVGGDKAYEGMAEVGKRFEEDTGVKVTVAFPDKLEEKFSQVAAAGDGPDMIFYAHDRFGGFAEAGLLVDIKPSKETKEGIVDFAWDAVSYEGKTIAYPVAVESVSLIYNKALVPNPPKSWEEIPALNAKLQKDGKKAIMWPLRGGAYFTWPLLAADGGYAFKQTAEGYDIKDAGVATDGVQKSLGFIEKMVKDKVISADMDYSVAESEFVAGNVAMTINGPWGWANIEKAGVDYGVATLPKFNGKASKPFVGVWAGGISTASPNRDLAVEFMENYLLTDEGMKSLNDDKPLGAVALNSFQRQLDSDTRIAATMDNAMNGEIMPNIPQFTTFWYSMEEAIGNVVDSRQSVEQALKGAEARMTK